One genomic window of Nocardioides daphniae includes the following:
- the folP gene encoding dihydropteroate synthase — protein MTQPFALPRPSRPGPVVMGIVNVTPDSFSDGGRWASTDLALEHATTLLADGADLLDVGGESTRPGATRPVPAEELDRVVPVITELARRGVAVSVDTMRAEVAAAAVAAGAVVVNDVSGGLSDPEILDVVAQTGAVYVAMHWRAHSERMQEFTHYPEGVVVGVRRELAARVEAALAAGVREEQLVLDPGLGFAKTADQNWELTAGLDAVESLGFPVLVGASRKSFLGSLLAAPDGTPRPIAEREHAGVALSLLAQRGVWSVRVHDVRATTDALAVWRRLAPTAPEEDA, from the coding sequence GTGACGCAGCCCTTCGCGCTGCCCCGACCGAGCCGGCCCGGCCCGGTCGTGATGGGCATCGTCAACGTCACCCCCGACTCGTTCTCCGACGGGGGCCGATGGGCGAGCACCGACCTGGCGCTCGAGCACGCCACCACGCTGCTGGCCGACGGCGCCGACCTGCTCGACGTGGGCGGGGAGTCCACCCGCCCCGGCGCCACCCGTCCGGTGCCGGCCGAGGAGCTCGACCGGGTGGTCCCGGTGATCACCGAGCTGGCCCGGCGCGGGGTCGCGGTCTCCGTCGACACCATGCGGGCCGAGGTGGCCGCCGCCGCGGTCGCAGCCGGTGCGGTGGTCGTCAACGACGTCTCCGGCGGCCTCTCCGACCCCGAGATCCTCGACGTGGTGGCGCAGACCGGTGCGGTCTACGTCGCGATGCACTGGCGGGCCCACTCCGAGCGGATGCAGGAGTTCACGCACTACCCCGAGGGCGTCGTCGTGGGCGTACGACGTGAGCTCGCCGCGCGCGTCGAGGCGGCGCTGGCCGCCGGCGTGCGCGAGGAGCAGCTCGTGCTCGACCCCGGCTTGGGCTTCGCCAAGACCGCCGACCAGAACTGGGAGCTGACCGCCGGCCTCGACGCCGTGGAGTCGCTCGGCTTCCCGGTGCTGGTGGGCGCCTCACGCAAGAGCTTTCTGGGGTCGCTGCTGGCCGCGCCCGACGGGACGCCCCGGCCGATCGCGGAGCGCGAGCACGCCGGCGTCGCGCTCTCGCTGCTGGCCCAGCGCGGGGTGTGGAGCGTGCGCGTCCACGACGTACGCGCGACCACCGACGCCCTGGCGGTGTGGCGCCGTCTCGCCCCGACCGCGCCCGAGGAGGACGCATGA
- the folE gene encoding GTP cyclohydrolase I FolE, whose protein sequence is MTDSIVAPERDPADVPAFDHARAEAAVRELLAAMGEDVEREGLRDTPARVARAYAELTVGLHQRPEDVLTTTFDLGHDEMVLVRDIELWSMCEHHLVPFTGVAHVGYIPSTSGKITGLSKMARLVDVYSKRPQVQERLTTQIADAMTDILEARGVIVVIEAEHLCMTMRGVRKAGARTITSAVRGQMRDAATRSEAMALIRSGTR, encoded by the coding sequence GTGACCGACTCCATCGTCGCCCCCGAGCGCGACCCCGCCGACGTCCCTGCCTTCGACCACGCCCGCGCCGAGGCGGCCGTGCGTGAGCTCCTCGCCGCGATGGGCGAGGACGTCGAGCGCGAGGGGCTGCGCGACACCCCGGCGCGGGTGGCACGGGCGTACGCCGAGCTCACCGTCGGGCTGCACCAGCGCCCCGAGGACGTCCTCACGACCACCTTCGACCTGGGCCACGACGAGATGGTCCTGGTCCGCGACATCGAGCTGTGGTCGATGTGTGAGCACCACCTGGTGCCCTTCACCGGCGTCGCCCACGTCGGCTACATCCCCTCGACCTCCGGCAAGATCACCGGCCTCTCCAAGATGGCCCGCCTGGTCGACGTCTACTCCAAGCGCCCGCAGGTGCAGGAGCGCCTGACCACGCAGATCGCCGACGCGATGACCGACATCCTCGAGGCGCGCGGCGTCATCGTGGTGATCGAGGCCGAGCACCTGTGCATGACGATGCGCGGCGTCCGCAAGGCCGGCGCCCGCACCATCACCTCCGCCGTGCGCGGCCAGATGCGCGACGCGGCCACCCGGTCGGAGGCGATGGCGCTGATCCGGTCCGGGACGCGGTGA
- the ftsH gene encoding ATP-dependent zinc metalloprotease FtsH, with the protein MKRIFKGPWLWVVLAALGVLLAIQFLAPGDGYDEVTTSQMNSYIAKGQVDEITFVDGDQEIRATLDEGVRKENDKVMAFWLSHTQDDIERAVQEQFEAGKIDKYNTEVPQPSVLGSLLITLLPFALIVLLFIFLMNQAQGGGGRGVMQFAKSRAKLITKDMPKTTFADVAGAEEALEELSEIKEFLAEPAKFQAVGAKIPKGVLLYGPPGTGKTLLARAVAGEAGVPFYSISGSDFVEMFVGVGASRVRDLFEQAKENAPAIVFIDEIDAVGRHRGAGMGGGHDEREQTLNQLLVEMDGFDVRGGVILIAATNRPDVLDPALLRPGRFDRQIQVDAPNLDGRHKILKVHSRGKPIAQDIDLMSVARRTPGFTGADLANVLNEAALLTARSNEKLITNAALDEAIDRVIAGPQRRTRLMSEHEKLVTAYHEGGHALVAAALPGTDPVHKVTILPRGRALGYTMVLPDEDKYSQTRSEMLDKLAYMLGGRAAEELVFHDPTTGAGNDIEKATNVARAMVTQYGMTETLGAVKLGSSNSEPFLGRDMGHSRDYSEAVAAQVDAEVRALLDTAHHEAFEILDENRDVLDALVLALMDKETLDKAEVAEIFEALRRRPVRPAWTGSERRVPSQQPPVEVPQHVRERDAAHAASLDEEPAGAVITPPGPGGDVHGDPTVDPAPPTTPPGPPTYPTEPS; encoded by the coding sequence GTGAAGCGCATTTTCAAGGGCCCGTGGTTGTGGGTCGTCCTGGCGGCGCTCGGTGTGCTGCTCGCCATCCAGTTCCTCGCGCCCGGAGACGGGTACGACGAGGTCACGACCTCGCAGATGAACAGCTACATCGCCAAGGGCCAGGTCGACGAGATCACGTTCGTCGACGGCGACCAGGAGATCCGGGCCACGCTCGACGAGGGCGTGCGCAAGGAGAACGACAAGGTGATGGCCTTCTGGCTGTCCCACACGCAGGACGACATCGAGCGCGCCGTGCAGGAGCAGTTCGAGGCCGGCAAGATCGACAAGTACAACACCGAGGTGCCGCAGCCGAGCGTCCTCGGGTCGCTGCTGATCACTCTGCTGCCCTTCGCGCTGATCGTGCTCCTCTTCATCTTCCTGATGAACCAGGCCCAGGGCGGCGGCGGCCGTGGCGTCATGCAGTTCGCCAAGAGCCGCGCCAAGCTGATCACCAAGGACATGCCGAAGACGACGTTCGCCGACGTCGCCGGCGCCGAGGAGGCGCTCGAGGAGCTCAGCGAGATCAAGGAGTTCCTCGCCGAGCCCGCCAAGTTCCAGGCCGTCGGCGCCAAGATCCCCAAGGGCGTCCTGCTCTACGGTCCGCCCGGCACCGGCAAGACCCTCCTCGCGCGCGCCGTCGCCGGCGAGGCGGGCGTCCCCTTCTACTCGATCTCCGGCTCCGACTTCGTCGAGATGTTCGTCGGCGTCGGTGCCTCCCGCGTGCGGGACCTCTTCGAGCAGGCCAAGGAGAACGCCCCCGCCATCGTCTTCATCGACGAGATCGACGCCGTCGGTCGCCACCGCGGCGCCGGCATGGGCGGCGGCCACGACGAGCGCGAGCAGACCCTCAACCAGCTGCTGGTCGAGATGGACGGCTTCGACGTGCGCGGCGGCGTCATCCTGATCGCCGCGACCAACCGCCCCGACGTGCTCGACCCCGCCCTGCTCCGTCCGGGCCGCTTCGACCGCCAGATCCAGGTCGACGCCCCCAACCTCGACGGTCGCCACAAGATCCTCAAGGTCCACTCCCGCGGCAAGCCGATCGCCCAGGACATCGACCTCATGTCGGTGGCTCGGCGTACGCCCGGCTTCACCGGCGCCGACCTTGCCAACGTGCTCAACGAGGCCGCCCTGCTGACGGCCCGCAGCAACGAGAAGCTGATCACCAACGCAGCGCTCGACGAGGCCATCGACCGCGTGATCGCCGGTCCGCAGCGTCGCACCCGCCTGATGAGCGAGCACGAGAAGCTCGTCACCGCCTACCACGAGGGCGGCCACGCCCTGGTCGCCGCGGCGCTGCCCGGCACCGACCCCGTGCACAAGGTGACGATCCTTCCGCGCGGTCGCGCGCTCGGCTACACGATGGTGCTGCCCGACGAGGACAAGTACTCCCAGACCCGCAGTGAGATGCTCGACAAGCTCGCCTACATGCTCGGTGGCCGTGCCGCCGAGGAGCTGGTCTTCCACGACCCGACCACCGGTGCCGGCAACGACATCGAGAAGGCCACCAACGTGGCCCGCGCGATGGTCACCCAGTACGGCATGACCGAGACCCTCGGCGCGGTCAAGCTGGGCTCCAGCAACTCCGAGCCCTTCCTGGGTCGCGACATGGGCCACAGCCGCGACTACTCCGAGGCCGTCGCCGCCCAGGTCGACGCCGAGGTCCGGGCGCTGCTCGACACCGCCCACCACGAGGCCTTCGAGATCCTCGACGAGAACCGTGACGTCCTCGACGCGCTGGTCCTCGCGCTGATGGACAAGGAGACCCTCGACAAGGCCGAGGTCGCCGAGATCTTCGAGGCCCTGCGCCGCCGTCCGGTCCGCCCGGCGTGGACCGGCTCGGAGCGCCGCGTCCCCTCCCAGCAGCCGCCGGTCGAGGTGCCGCAGCACGTGCGTGAGCGCGACGCTGCCCATGCCGCGAGCCTGGACGAGGAGCCCGCGGGCGCCGTCATCACGCCCCCCGGCCCGGGTGGCGACGTGCACGGCGACCCGACGGTCGACCCGGCCCCGCCGACCACCCCTCCCGGCCCGCCCACCTACCCGACGGAGCCGTCGTGA
- the hpt gene encoding hypoxanthine phosphoribosyltransferase — protein sequence MESSHVENDLVNILFTEEQIQQRLAEMAAQIDEDYAGRDVLMVGVLRGAVMVMADLARELPRHVEMDWMAISSYGSGTKSSGVVRILKDLDTDISGRHVLIVDEIIDTGLTLSWLVNSLSTRGPASIEIATLLRKPEALSMPVEPKYVGWDIPNEFVVGYGLDYKEKYRNLRDIGTLAPHVYS from the coding sequence ATGGAGTCCTCCCACGTTGAGAACGATCTGGTCAACATCCTCTTCACCGAGGAGCAGATCCAGCAGCGACTGGCCGAGATGGCAGCCCAGATCGACGAGGACTACGCGGGCCGTGACGTGCTCATGGTCGGCGTCCTCCGCGGCGCCGTCATGGTGATGGCCGACCTGGCCCGGGAGCTCCCGCGCCACGTCGAGATGGACTGGATGGCCATCTCCTCCTACGGCTCCGGCACCAAGTCGTCCGGCGTCGTGCGCATCCTCAAGGACCTCGACACCGACATCTCGGGGCGTCACGTGCTGATCGTCGACGAGATCATCGACACCGGCCTCACCCTGTCGTGGCTGGTCAACAGCCTCAGCACCCGCGGCCCGGCCTCGATCGAGATCGCCACGCTGCTGCGCAAGCCCGAGGCGCTGTCGATGCCGGTCGAGCCGAAGTACGTCGGCTGGGACATCCCCAACGAGTTCGTGGTCGGCTACGGCCTCGACTACAAGGAGAAGTACCGCAACCTGCGCGACATCGGCACGCTCGCGCCGCACGTCTACTCCTGA
- the tilS gene encoding tRNA lysidine(34) synthetase TilS: MTLHPAVAAVRLGVRRVLAALPPADRRVVLVACSGGADSLALLSATVFEARSSGDRVVGVTVDHGLQEGSADQARHTVSQMSALGADETYAVTVTVSGDGQGPEAAARQARYAVLDQVADRVGAAAVLLGHTLDDQAETVLLGLTRGSGGRSVAGMRREFDRYRRPLLDVRRSQTEAACVAEGIAFWSDPHNADPRFLRSRVRMDVLPVLEQQLGPGVAETLARTADSLRVDMEALDELAAEWSARPDALQVTALGGLPTAVRRRVLRAAAVRAGAIDAELFHAHVLAVEELVTAWRGQKWIDLPGHLRARRRDGEIVFEPAAG; encoded by the coding sequence GTGACCCTGCACCCGGCGGTCGCGGCCGTACGCCTGGGCGTGCGCCGGGTCCTCGCGGCGCTGCCCCCGGCCGACCGCCGCGTCGTGCTGGTGGCCTGCAGCGGGGGAGCCGACTCCCTGGCCCTGCTCTCGGCGACCGTCTTCGAGGCGCGCAGCTCCGGCGACCGGGTCGTCGGCGTCACCGTCGACCACGGCCTCCAGGAGGGCTCGGCCGACCAGGCCCGCCACACCGTCAGCCAGATGAGCGCGCTCGGCGCCGACGAGACCTACGCGGTGACCGTGACGGTCTCCGGCGACGGGCAGGGCCCCGAGGCGGCGGCCCGGCAGGCCCGCTACGCCGTGCTCGACCAGGTGGCCGACCGGGTCGGCGCCGCGGCCGTGCTGCTGGGCCACACCCTCGACGACCAGGCCGAGACCGTCCTCCTGGGTCTGACCCGGGGCAGCGGGGGCCGTTCGGTCGCGGGGATGCGTCGCGAGTTCGACCGTTACCGCCGCCCGTTGCTCGACGTACGTCGGTCGCAGACGGAGGCCGCCTGCGTCGCGGAGGGCATCGCCTTCTGGTCCGACCCGCACAACGCCGACCCCCGCTTCCTGCGGTCGCGGGTGCGGATGGACGTGCTGCCGGTGCTGGAGCAGCAGCTCGGTCCCGGGGTGGCGGAGACCCTGGCCCGCACGGCCGACAGCCTCCGCGTCGACATGGAGGCGCTCGACGAGCTCGCGGCGGAGTGGTCGGCACGCCCCGACGCCCTGCAGGTCACCGCGCTGGGCGGCCTGCCCACCGCCGTACGCCGTCGCGTCCTGCGCGCCGCGGCCGTGCGGGCCGGCGCGATCGACGCCGAGCTCTTCCACGCCCACGTGCTCGCCGTCGAGGAGCTGGTGACCGCGTGGCGGGGCCAGAAGTGGATCGACCTGCCGGGCCACCTGCGGGCCCGGCGACGCGACGGCGAGATCGTCTTCGAGCCCGCCGCGGGGTGA
- a CDS encoding zinc-dependent metalloprotease, with product MTQSEGHGEGQSDGQARDAASSGQMIDWTFAARVGSRTAPAPPVVDAAEAAAVVAELRAGAARSTDLVRGFTGLEALDDRAPVLVVDRDGWITANTESFATLMDPVVAKLTDRRGAPRPGSLTHAVGSRVTGAEVGAVLGFLSSKVLGQFDPFHGPAGRLLLVAPNVVHIERELEVDPTDFRLWVCLHEETHRVQFTAVPWMRDHLRSLIGEVTGTVDPQLVVGDVVKRAAEVARGQGGGSLVEVLSSPEQRELLERVTAVMSLLEGHADVVMDGVGPSVIPTVAEIRRKFTQRRGGAGSLDRLVRRLLGLEAKMAQYRDGAIFVREVVETVGMEGFNAVWEGPEHLPTKAEIHDPAAWVARVHA from the coding sequence ATGACGCAGAGCGAGGGGCACGGCGAGGGGCAGAGCGACGGCCAGGCCCGTGACGCGGCCAGCTCCGGCCAGATGATCGACTGGACGTTCGCGGCCCGGGTGGGCTCACGCACCGCCCCCGCGCCCCCGGTCGTCGACGCCGCCGAGGCCGCCGCGGTGGTCGCCGAGCTGCGCGCCGGGGCCGCCCGCTCCACCGACCTGGTCCGTGGCTTCACCGGCCTGGAGGCGCTGGATGACCGGGCCCCCGTGCTCGTGGTCGACCGCGACGGCTGGATCACCGCCAACACCGAGTCGTTCGCGACCCTCATGGACCCCGTCGTCGCCAAGCTCACCGACCGGCGCGGCGCCCCGCGCCCCGGCAGCCTCACCCACGCGGTGGGCTCCCGGGTCACCGGCGCCGAGGTCGGCGCGGTGCTCGGCTTCCTCTCCTCCAAGGTGCTGGGCCAGTTCGACCCCTTCCACGGCCCGGCAGGGCGGCTGCTGCTGGTCGCCCCCAACGTCGTGCACATCGAGCGCGAGCTCGAGGTCGACCCCACCGACTTCCGCCTCTGGGTCTGCCTGCACGAGGAGACCCACCGGGTCCAGTTCACCGCCGTGCCGTGGATGCGTGACCACCTGCGCAGCCTGATCGGCGAGGTCACCGGCACCGTCGACCCCCAGCTCGTCGTCGGCGACGTCGTCAAGCGGGCTGCCGAGGTCGCCCGCGGCCAGGGTGGTGGCAGCCTGGTCGAGGTGCTGAGCAGCCCCGAGCAGCGCGAGCTGCTGGAGCGGGTCACCGCCGTCATGTCGCTGCTGGAGGGCCACGCCGACGTGGTGATGGACGGCGTCGGCCCGTCGGTCATCCCGACCGTCGCCGAGATCCGCCGCAAGTTCACCCAACGCCGCGGTGGGGCCGGCTCGCTGGACCGCCTGGTCCGTCGCCTGCTCGGCCTGGAGGCCAAGATGGCGCAGTACCGCGACGGCGCGATCTTCGTGCGCGAGGTCGTCGAGACCGTCGGCATGGAGGGCTTCAACGCCGTGTGGGAGGGCCCCGAGCACCTGCCCACCAAGGCGGAGATCCATGACCCGGCGGCCTGGGTCGCCCGCGTGCACGCGTGA
- the dacB gene encoding D-alanyl-D-alanine carboxypeptidase/D-alanyl-D-alanine-endopeptidase, whose protein sequence is MARRDADHPTRKRARRRGPGRVALALPVLLVAGLVGGAVAADEYRWGPTHLGWKGGDPGKDPAAVALPGGLDLPRVEEPDEVAEAAPVTPLDPDAVRRALAPRLGDDDLGPHVVAAVAALDGTEPVFARGKDPLLPASTTKLLTAVAALRTLGPGATFDTTVVEGGLGEIVLVGGGDPLLASEPDPDAWPVRADLRTLAERTADGLRQRGLARVKLSYDASLFTGPAVNPHWEPSYVPDQVVSPITALWADSGHDPSGWGRVEDPARAAAVVFAKALRRAGVKVTGVAPGTAPERAEEVADVTSPPVDQIVQRLLDVSDNETTEVMLRHVGRVALGEASSAAGTRAVGEVLSNLAVDLTGWKQYDGSGLSRDNRFAARTLVDVLRIASSPDNPDLRAVVEGLPVAGFTGSLTSRFDDQRDGLGRVRAKTGTLTGVHALAGIVTGADGVPMIFVVAADKVSPAKSLDARSALDGAAAALASCSCGVGSGS, encoded by the coding sequence GTGGCGCGACGTGACGCAGACCACCCTACGCGCAAGCGCGCGCGACGCCGCGGTCCGGGACGGGTCGCGCTGGCGCTGCCCGTGCTGCTGGTCGCCGGGCTGGTGGGTGGCGCGGTCGCCGCCGACGAGTACCGCTGGGGCCCCACCCACCTCGGCTGGAAGGGCGGCGACCCCGGCAAGGACCCGGCCGCCGTCGCGCTGCCCGGCGGGCTCGACCTGCCTCGCGTCGAGGAGCCCGACGAGGTCGCCGAGGCCGCGCCCGTGACGCCGCTCGACCCCGACGCCGTACGCCGTGCCCTCGCCCCGCGCCTGGGCGACGACGACCTCGGGCCGCACGTCGTGGCCGCGGTGGCTGCGCTCGACGGCACCGAACCGGTCTTCGCCCGCGGCAAGGACCCCCTGCTCCCCGCCTCCACGACGAAGCTGCTGACCGCGGTGGCCGCGCTGCGCACGCTCGGCCCCGGCGCCACCTTCGACACGACCGTGGTCGAGGGCGGCCTCGGCGAGATCGTGCTCGTCGGCGGCGGCGACCCGCTCCTGGCCAGCGAGCCCGACCCGGACGCGTGGCCGGTCCGCGCCGACCTGCGTACGCTCGCCGAGCGCACCGCCGACGGCCTGCGCCAGCGCGGCCTCGCCCGCGTCAAGCTCTCCTACGACGCCTCCCTCTTCACCGGCCCGGCCGTCAACCCGCACTGGGAGCCCTCCTACGTCCCCGACCAGGTGGTCTCCCCGATCACCGCCCTGTGGGCCGACTCCGGCCACGACCCGAGCGGCTGGGGACGCGTCGAGGACCCGGCCCGCGCCGCCGCGGTGGTCTTCGCCAAGGCCCTGCGCCGCGCCGGCGTGAAGGTCACCGGCGTCGCGCCGGGCACCGCGCCGGAGCGTGCGGAGGAGGTCGCCGACGTGACCTCACCGCCGGTCGACCAGATCGTCCAACGGTTGCTCGACGTCTCCGACAACGAGACCACCGAGGTGATGCTGCGCCACGTCGGCCGCGTCGCCCTCGGCGAGGCGAGCAGCGCCGCGGGCACCAGGGCCGTCGGCGAGGTGCTCAGCAACCTCGCGGTCGACCTGACCGGCTGGAAGCAGTACGACGGCTCCGGGCTGTCGCGCGACAACCGGTTCGCGGCGCGCACGCTCGTCGACGTGCTGCGGATCGCCTCCTCGCCCGACAACCCCGACCTGCGGGCCGTCGTCGAGGGGCTCCCGGTGGCCGGCTTCACCGGCTCGCTGACCTCCCGCTTCGACGACCAGCGCGACGGCCTGGGCCGGGTGCGCGCCAAGACCGGCACCCTCACCGGGGTGCACGCGCTGGCCGGCATCGTCACCGGCGCCGACGGCGTCCCGATGATCTTCGTGGTGGCCGCCGACAAGGTCTCGCCCGCCAAGAGCCTCGACGCCCGCTCGGCGCTGGACGGCGCGGCCGCCGCGCTCGCCTCCTGCTCCTGCGGGGTGGGCTCCGGCAGCTGA
- a CDS encoding inorganic diphosphatase — protein sequence MEFDVLVEIPKGERNKYEVDHESGRLRLDRMLFTSTAYPTDYGYIENTLGLDGDPLDAMVILQAPTFPGCLIKCRAIGMFRMTDEAGGDDKVLVVPSSDPRLEHLRDINHVSKFDRLEIQHFFEVYKDLEPGKSVEGADWVGRAEAEAEVLASFERFKEQGHH from the coding sequence CTGGAGTTCGACGTGCTGGTCGAGATCCCCAAGGGTGAGCGCAACAAGTACGAGGTCGACCACGAGTCCGGGCGCCTGCGCCTCGACCGGATGCTGTTCACCTCGACGGCCTACCCGACCGACTACGGCTACATCGAGAACACCCTCGGCCTCGACGGCGACCCGCTCGACGCGATGGTCATCCTGCAGGCGCCCACGTTCCCCGGCTGCCTGATCAAGTGCCGCGCGATCGGCATGTTCCGCATGACCGACGAGGCCGGCGGCGACGACAAGGTCCTGGTCGTCCCCTCCTCCGACCCGCGCCTCGAGCACCTGCGCGACATCAACCACGTCTCCAAGTTCGACCGCCTGGAGATCCAGCACTTCTTCGAGGTCTACAAGGACCTCGAGCCCGGCAAGTCCGTCGAGGGCGCTGACTGGGTCGGCCGCGCCGAGGCCGAGGCCGAGGTCCTGGCCTCCTTCGAGCGCTTCAAGGAGCAGGGCCACCACTGA